A window from Malaclemys terrapin pileata isolate rMalTer1 chromosome 18, rMalTer1.hap1, whole genome shotgun sequence encodes these proteins:
- the EMC6 gene encoding ER membrane protein complex subunit 6 produces the protein MATMVAKREGPQFISEGAVRGNAAILDYCRTSVSALSGATAGILGLTGLHGFIFYFLASVLLSVLLVLKAGRRWNKYFKSRRPLFTGGLIGGLFTYVLFWTFLYGMVHVY, from the coding sequence ATGGCTACAATGGTGGCTAAGCGAGAAGGGCCTCAGTTCATCAGCGAAGGAGCAGTCCGAGGGAATGCAGCCATTCTGGATTATTGCAGGACATCCGTTTCTGCCTTGTCAGGAGCAACAGCAGGAATTCTTGGCCTGACTGGTTTACATGGCTTCATCTTCTACTTCTTGGCTTCTGTCCTTCTCTCAGTGCTTTTGGTATTAAAAGCTGGACGGCGGTGGAATAAGTACTTTAAATCCCGAAGGCCACTTTTCACTGGGGGGCTTATCGGAGGTCTCTTCACGTATGTCCTCTTCTGGACTTTCCTCTATGGCATGGTGCATGTCTACTAA
- the CTNS gene encoding cystinosin gives MMKKRWLLLSVLCFSLSLLQLCDGALMLSVPEVVSLENGSLTNVTVILSAPLNETLVITFNVTYSSKNGTIVELPDQVILPTGLNNSSFQVKAKDVGQVTVYLHASNSNQTGPRIRFQVIHSNIVKIIDEVTGWIYFFAWSISFYPQVFENWRRKSVVGLSFDYVALNLTGFIAYSVFNVGLFWIAYVKEQFLRQYPNGVNPVDSNDVFFSLHAVALTLFLIFQCCIYERATQRVSRVAIGLLVIAWIFTFTTLSVAAAGEITWLQFLFFFSYIKLGITLIKYFPQAYMNFRRKSTEGWSIGNVLLDFTGGSFSLLQMFLQSYNNDEWKLIFGDPTKFGLGLFSIIFDIVFIIQHYCLYRTRGYESLD, from the exons ATGATGAAGAAAAGATGGCTACTTCTCTCGGTGTTGTGTTTTTCACTCTCATTGCTACAACTTTGTG atggagccctcatgCTATCTGTCCCTGAAGTGGTTTCATTAGAAAATGGTAGCTTGACAAATGTCACCGTGATTCTAAG TGCCCCATTAAATGAGACATTGGTGATAACATTTAATGTTACATATTCGTCAAAAAATGGAACCATTGTTGAACTACCTGATCAA GTAATATTGCCTACAGGTCTAAATAATTCAAGCTTTCAAGTGAAAGCTAAAGATGTTGGACAAGTTACAGTTTATCTTCATGCCAGTAATTCCAACCAAACTGG TCCCAGGATTCGATTCCAAGTGATTCATAGTAACATAGTGAAGATTATAGACGAGGTGACTGGCTGGATCTATTTCTTTGCCTGGTCTATCTCCTTCTACCCTCAGGTTTTTGAAAACTGGCGACGAAAAAG tGTTGTTGGACTAAGCTTTGACTACGTAGCATTAAACCTCACTGGCTTCATAGCATACAGTGTATTTAATGTAGGACTTTTCTGGATAGCCTACGTCAAG GAGCAGTTCCTACGCCAGTATCCCAATGGAGTGAACCCTGTGGACAGCAATGATGTTTTCTTCAGTCTCCATGCAGTAGCTTTAACACTCTTTCTAATATTTCAATGCTGTATATATGAG AGAGCTACTCAAAGAGTGTCCAGAGTTGCTATTGGGCTGCTTGTGATTGCATGGATCTTCACATTTACCACCCTGTCCGTGGCTGCAGCTGGAGAAATCACATGGCTACagttcttatttttcttttcttacatTAAACTGGGAATCACACTGATAAAATATTTTCCACAG GCATACATGAATTTTCGGCGGAAGAGTACTGAAGGGTGGAGCATTGGAAATGTGTTACTGGATTTTACTGGTGGAAGCTTCAGCCTTCTTCAGATGTTTTTGCAGTCTTACAACAATG ATGAATGGAAATTAATCTTTGGAGATCCAACTAAGTTTGGACTGGGCCTCTTCTCCATCATCTTTGACATAGTCTTTATCATCCAGCATTACTGTCTATATAGAACACGGGGATATGAGTCTTTGGACTAG
- the TAX1BP3 gene encoding tax1-binding protein 3 — translation MSYIPGQPVTAVVQRVEIHKLRQGENLILGFSIGGGIDQDPAQNPFSEDKTDKGIYVTRVTEGGPAEVAGLQVGDKIMQVNGWDMTMVTHDQARKRLTKRNEEVVRLLVTRHSLQKAVQQSMMS, via the exons ATGTCGTACATCCCGGGGCAGCCGGTCACCGCCGTGGTG CAAAGAGTTGAAATCCATAAACTCCGGCAAGGTGAAAATCTGATTCTTGGATTCAGTATTGGAGGTGGAATTGATCAGGACCCTGCTCAGAATCCTTTCTCTGAAGATAAAACTGACAAG GGTATCTATGTAACAAGGGTGACGGAAGGAGGCCCAGCAGAAGTTGCCGGACTCCAGGTTGGAGACAAGATAATGCAG GTGAATGGGTGGGACATGACCATGGTAACTCATGACCAAGCAAGGAAGAGACTGACAAAGAGGAATGAAGAAGTGGTACGGCTCCTGGTGACCAGACACTCGCTGCAGAAGGCTGTTCAGCAGTCCATGATGTCCTAA